In Juglans microcarpa x Juglans regia isolate MS1-56 chromosome 1S, Jm3101_v1.0, whole genome shotgun sequence, the genomic stretch CTGGGACATTGAACCTTGTCCTCCCACCATTGTTCCTTTGGGTTGCAAATGGTTTTACTCAGTCAAGGTTCGATTTGATGGAAGTTTGGATTGTTACAAAGCTTGACTTGTTGCTCTTGGGAATAATCAGGAATATGGTGTCAATTATGAAGAGACCTTTGCTCCTATGGCTAAGATGACGACTGTTCATACGATTCTAGCTCTTACTGCTTCCAATGATTGGCCACTACATCAGATGGATATCAAGAATGTTTTTCTTCACGGGGATCTTAAagagtgtatttatataatgcCACCCTTGAGATTGTTTCCCTCTTCAACTTCACATGTGTGTAAGCTTCCCTGCTCCTTTTATGGTCTCAAGCAACCTTCGAGGgcctggtttgataaatttcgaaCCACTTTATTACAATTTCATTCAAGCAGAGCAAGTATGACACTTCCTTGTTTCTTCGGAAATCAGACCTAGgtattgttgttcttttggtttatgttgatgatattgtaatCACTGGTTCTGATTCTGCTTTACTTGGTCAGCTCAAGACTCATCTCTCCGAGTCatttcatatgaaagatcttgggtctctcatattttcttggTATTGAGGTGCATCGTAGTCCATCTGGCATTTCTCTCAATGAACAGAAGTATGCTAGTGACCTAGCGGCTATAGCCGGCCTGCAGGAGGCCACCTCTGTTGATATTCCCATGGAATTGAATGTCAAGCTTTGCAAAGAAGAGGGTGACTTACTTGCTGATCCCAGTTTATATCGGAAGTTAGTGGGTAGCCTTGTCTATCTCACTATTACTAGACTGGACATTTCCTTTGCAGTACAGCAAGTCAGTCAGTTTCTTTAGACTCCTCGTAATCTTCATTTGGCTGCTGTCCGTAGAATCATACACTATGTTCAGAGCACTTCTGCCTATGGCTTATTCTTTCTTGCAGGCACTTTCCTCGTCTTACTGCTTATAGCGACACTGATTGGGCTGGTTGTGCTAATACACATCGTTCTATCACTGGTTGGTGTGTGTTCTTAGGTGATGCATTGATCTCCTGGAAGGGTAAGAAGCAAGACACAGTCTCTAAGTCATCTACAGAATTTGAGTACCTAGCGATGTCTCTTGCTTGTTCCGAAATTATTTGGCTTCGAGATCTGCTTGCTGAGCTAGATTTTTCTGAAACTGATCCTACACCTCTATATGCTGATAATATGAGTGCTATTCAGATCACGGCCAATCCTGTCTATCATGAGGGCACGATGCATATTGAAGTCGACTGTTACTCTACCCGTGAAGCATTTGAAACTCGTGTTATCACTCTTCCACATGTTTCCACTGAACTAAAATCgctgatatcttcaccaaagctcTCACTCGCCATTGACATTGCTTCTTAAGTAGCAAATTGATGCATGTTGATTAAcccgcatcaatttgaggggggctgTCAATGGACAGCTGTCCATAATCattcttctttccttatttcACATTTCTTTAATTTACTTAGGCTTGTACAATTAGCATATTGACAGAATATAGTTTCCATATAGGGCTAGAATGCTAGAATCACTCGACAATTagtttctttccatgtatagtgATTTTGTAAAGTTCATGTATAATATACAGATCACTCAAAGGCCAATTAATTCGGCCATTCCATACGATTTTTGacatttggaagatggttccaatATGCTTgtggtggtgtatttggagggggAGGAATGAaataagttttgaagatcaagcGTGGTCAACGAAGGAGCTTAGAAGTCtattttcaatactttactccattggtcgatggtaattgattttcatgacttgtcatttcatgatttccttgtatctctaaatTAAGCACGCAtaggcattgctcttgtatatgtcccgtatacttgagcttttgcctattcttttgatcaataaaatcctgtttactgataaaaaaaaaaaaaaacaatagatgTTATGGAGCCTACTTTACAAATCTATCTTTCTCCCCACTTTAGGCTTGAGAATTTGGGGCCCCAAAAGAATAAATCACTCCTTGGTTCAAAATGCTTTTATGCGAAGACATTTAAATTGTCCATATTTGCACATGTCGTTTTGCTTCAATGGAGAATGTGGAATGCTTATTTAACAGCTAACTCAAAAGTGCCTTTCATATAGCTAGCTGAAATCATGATTTGTGTCATACACCCCTTTCCAATGAGTGATTTTTATCAGACTGATTCCTTTCAAACTGTTTACCGATCAATGGCTGATACTATTAGTGTTCTAAatgattattataaaaaaacattagtGTTCTAAATGAATATAGCTTAACCAGCCACTAGTGGCTCAACATGGACTTGTTTACACCCCTAGGCATGACTGTACATAAATCCAATCAAGTTATACCCGTGTATTAGTTTTTGAAGTATACATATTGAATTAGCAAAATGGTAGGATTGAGATTCCCTGCATTTATCTTCCTTCTGTATTTCTTCTATCCAAAACCTTGTTTAAAATCCTGAACTTTCCAAGTTCAACATCTTGACCGACAATCAAATCAGAAGAGGTTGTTCTTCAACTTAGTTTTTATGGttactgtttttttctttattaaaccaagttttcttaaattttccGTAACTAATTGCAGGTGCTTGGACTCCATTGTTCATGCTGAACACAAAATAATTCTAGAAGAAATGCGTACTGATTATTTCTTCGCTCATTCAACGGGGAAAGAAGAAACATTTAATGAGGGTTCAGATAGTTCATACAGACAATCTGTTACTAATGAGGAGGAGTTGGACAATGCTGGAGATGGCATTAATGGAGTAGGGAGCTTGGAGGGATACGAGAATGAAGATATTGAACTTGACACACCTATATCATTCATTCATGGTCTGGACTTGAGAAATCTATTGGGCTCTTTGGACaaaaatgtaaagaaatatTCCGATAGTGGATCCAGGTTCGTCACAAATTATCTTCAAGCAATTAGACTGTTTTCTAGTTATTGTGAAGTAAATTCATTTATGAATTGAGCTTTGAAAGTACAAGTTGCATACTGTTGTGCGAGCACTGCATAAATGATGGCGGTTTGTTTTGTaacagaaaaatgaagataaactgaaaacaatataaatgtcAGGTTAAGGTGTGACGGGCGTTAAAAACCTTTTCATGGCATACATCCTCGGTGCTTCAGGTGGTGGAATTTAAGATGATGCACAACAGGCCTGGTTGGTGATGTTGAGTGGTAAAATAGGTGCAAAGCTACATAAAAGAGCCAATAATTAACTGCTTGTCTTCCTGGCAATGAACATAAGTACACAAGGTCAATAATAAAGGGAAACTATAAGGTAACCAAAATGCTATGTGTGTGTTTGCTCAAGCTTATTTGTGaactaaacaagaaaaaataatttttaattcatAGATAATTGGCATAAAAGAGTTTCTTAAGCTGTTCAATGCTAAATGAACAATTTTAAAGAGATATAAAAGGAATATTCCTTGAGGAAACCGGACAAAAATACgtataaaaaacaatattcaTTGAGGAAAGTGCTACTTATGATAATTCTGCTGAGATTTAATGAGGGCCCATATTTGAGATGGTTGTTGTACACTTCCTGAAAATACGAAAAGTTCCCAAATGTTAGTGATACTAGCAatatttctcactttttttcactTATTCGATGCTGTAATGGTGTTTCAGCTTCATGCTTTGGATGTTTAACCCATTATGCAAAAGTTTTCTCAGACTTGCCATTTCCACTCATTATAAATTTTAGTGCTACACTAATTCTtagtttttattcatttatttgataTTCTAATTGCTGTTCAGCTTCATTCTTGGGGTATATTTTAAGCTATTGTGCAAAATTGTTCACAGAGTTGCGATTGCCACTCGTTTCCAGCGTGATTTCATGCAACTTCTTTACAATGCCCAGTTTGAAGAACTATCAGCCAGGGATCTGATGTTGACATCTGCCCTCAACACAGATTATCTCCTTACTTTACCAATATATGTTGATTGGAAGAAAGCATCTGAATCCAACGCAATAATATTCAggtaatgtaatattttttggatgtgtgggtttcatcttcatatttccgtgaaaaagaaatttgagcAAGCCAAATGATGAAATTATATAAGAAACAGCAGGTTTGAAACATATGAGTTTTATAGTTTTAGTTTCTGTATGAGAACTGTATTAAGGAAGCACCGACACAAGCTCTAGATTTTAGCTATAAATACAAATGCAACCACACATACTCACACGTAATAGATATTGCTATATACGCGTGGATATATTGTTATACATGAAAATATGtccatataaacatataaacatataaatatataaatatatatgcatgcatgcatttttagTCCTATGGTCTCTAAAAGCTTCAAGAAGCCATGATATCTTGATATATGGAATCACTGACAGTTTAACTTGTATATTGAAGAATACATAGGGTACTTCCTGTATGTAATTGACTTATGGTTGCCTAGGGTACCTCCTTTACAGGGAATTCACTTATTGTGACTTAGCAAATCAAATCCAGCTTTTACTTGACCAAATTAGCTATATTTTAAAACTCTTTCGCTAACTATTTAGCTCGGAAGTATCATACATTTGGATTAATCATAGTTAAGCATATTACATGTATTTAggattaaatgaataaactttACCCCAAATAGAATCTCCTTTGCTTGTGGAGGGTGAGATCATTGGTATAACACCCACTGATGTATGTATAATTAGCCAACAAAAAAATGTGTATGATTGAAAATGTGCAATTGGATAGGGGTAAGATGGATGCTCAAATTACAAAACGCTAGGCATTCAAATATATATGGTAAAGTGAAGCTGATTAGTGTGATTTCATGATATAAAAAGGATAAAATTTAATGCTGGCctaaggtgcacttgcgggactttgttcttggtggctcaagtggtaaaggtcttggtcttggtggtatgctccctctaggtctaaggttcgaatcctcttgggtgcaaacaatttctaggggccatcggactaggagaacttccccttgaattacttAAGGTGTATTTGcgagaaactccttgccgagggtcTGTGCACCCCTAGGATTAGTTAGaactttgttctcggacaccaggtgccaatcaaaaaaataaaataaaataatgctgGCCAGCAAAAAGGAGTaaacagagaaaaaaaggtGAAAGATCAAATATTTTGTGCAATATCTTTCTATATAAAATGACCGAGTCAATTTACTTTTCCGCAATGGTCTAAATATTTGCAAGACGTTCTAGCATGCAAAATTTCAGGTCATTAACATGTCATTACTTTTTCGATGCAGGCGGGGATATGCAACTGAGAGGCAGAAGGGCCTCCTTATTGTGGAAAAACTTGATTACATACAGTCAAAACTTCTGCGAGGAATTTTCTTTGTAATATCCAAGCCATTAGGGAAACTTGGCAGCTGGATAAATGAGGTCATTCTGGAACTTATGTTTAAGTAGAAGGTGTAGAACATGCTTGCATGCATACTACACAGGCACTGATGCCTTCATAATCGTTTCTTTCTGTTGTCATCTTTATAGGGAATGGGCTCATATGGTGTTCACTACCACTTTATTTCTTGGTAAATACTGCCAAGAGAGTTATATGTGTACCATAGACTATCATATCTTTGATAGTTGTACAAGCAGGTCTCTTTAAAATGAAGCCACTAACAAAAGACAGGAAATCTTAAAATTTGTCAAGGAAATATGGTAAATTATGAACTTTCGTGTTTGATAGGAacaatgaatagaaaaatgaaaggaatgcCTTTCCAATTTAATGCAATAAATGGTTATCAAATGTGAATAGTATTCTTTTAATCATCAGAAATGTCAATTGACTAGTATTTTTTTAGGTGCATGAGCTGACTGTCATATGTATACCTGCATTCAACTCATAGGGTAGGATTTAGCGGGGTGGCCACTCCCAGCTATGTAGCCCAGTAGACCagtgtcaaaaaataaaaggaagaaaataacattGTGAGTTGATGATTCAGcatttttataatatagaaATACCACAAAAGCTAAGTTCAAAACACTGTTCAAAACTTTTCTGATTGTTAAGCATTCTTTTCACTTATTGTATGTAAATTTTGCATGTGATTTTGGGCCTTACCCTCGTGCTAAGTACGAAAAATTGCTCCATTTTCATGCAATCACAATCTGGAATATAAAAACACCAATCATGGATAGAAACTAGGGAAACAGAAATCACATTGACTACTATGTGTGGATGGAGGAAGTAGAGAGGAAAACGCTGGCCTCTTTTCTAGCCTGGTTGAACATTGAATTTTGTAATTTCCATAGATTTGGAATAAATGTGTTGTTCCACTGCACATGTACTGGGTCTTTGATCTTTTCTATTGACCTGACTTAGAAACCCTTATCATTTGACACCTAAATGCATCAAATAGGTGTGGCTGCATGATCACCGTTGTAGCCTTTTTCTTAATCAAACGTTGTAGCTTGTTGGTAGCTTTAAACAAGTATAGCAATAAGATTTTCATGTCTGAAATTAATTGTCATGCAGTCAGAAAAGTCTTCGGGTCTTGTATATTGAAAAGGGacaatagattttttatttgattttaagttttttcattGATGGGATTTTGAGGATCAGGTTCATGAATTTTTACATTGAGTTGTGTTCCTTTTCTCAATTTCagactatttctttttaatGGGTTCCACTTATATTGCTCTGCACAGGCACTCCAAGTTGCTATCCAGACACAAGAAGTGCAAGAGTGGATAAAGAGAATGAAGCTTTGGCTTGAAGAACTTTCAGTCTTTCAGCAATTATTACGTTATAGTCAAAATGCTTCTGATTATCTGCCTGGAGTACAGCAATTATCAGACAGGGACCTTCCTATTTGGCTGGCAGCACAGAGGGCTGTAAGTCGTTACGAAGGGATTTTGTCATCAGTTGGTCCCCGTGGAAGACTCCTGAGAAAATTGCTTTCATGGATTGGAGTAATCCCGGCTACACCCGAAGTGCCATATGAGAGTGATGGTGATAGTAATGCTTCCGAACCTTACAAGAGGTTTGCACCAATCACCAATTAAATTCCATGCTTCTAAAGTGGATGCTGTAGTAGTCTTTGTTTAAGATATGAATGGATAAACTATCATAGGGTGCTGCCCCTTTTTACCTATTTTGGTTGACCATTTGTTTCACCTACAAACTATATAGGTGGAGATCTTTTAGATATGAATTATTAGAGCCAAATGAATACTATTTGTTGGATATCTTTGAAATTACTGTGCGAGTAAACATTTATgggaaaatatttattgcagCCTACTGTGTGCTGCAGCCGCAGCACACCCTGTGCtgcgtttaaaaaaaaaaaaaaaaaaaaaaatttgcatgtGTAGTGTGCAGCTGATGTATAGCCGCGCTCAACATTTATATGCCAGGATGGAGAGATAGAAGGTTATGAATTTTGCTTGCCAACAAATAATTGGGAAGTAAATGTCTACtattattttagcatttttttttctattttctgttTAATTATATGTCATTTAAGGATACACTCATTCTCTGTAATGACCAAATTGTAGAACTCACACAGGCctatttttttatcaaggaTATCACTTAGTGATATCTGGAGACCAGCTACAAGGAAATACTGTGGCAACGATTTCTGGAAGATGTTTCAAACTTCCATTTCTATTCTTCTCTCACAGTCAGTTCTCCAGGTATTTTTCATGTATCTGCTGCTCTGCTTCTATTCAGAAGGTTTTCTTTTAGTGTTCACTACGCAAAATCAACTTAAGATAGCAAGACTAGTTTTTACCCATTTCTTGGTTGTCAATCTTCTGTGTATGATTTGAGAAATTAACTAGTGACCTAAACTTTCATGGATTGACAATGTCAATTTCCAATCTATGTTCTAAAATTGTGTTTACAAATCAGGAGCCAGCATTCCAAGAATTGATTTTACTTTATACCAAAGAAGATAGCAAGGGCGATCCTGAAATTAGAGATGAGGTTTCATCATTGCAGTTAAAGATCTATGAAAGAATTCCAATCCCGGATTTACCAGTAAATACATCTCATGCGGTTCTTTACCATCTGCCacatttgttttgtaattttgacAATGATGAATCTGTCCATTTTTTGTCAAATTTCTTTGTAGGTCATCTTCCCCCACAAAAAGCTGTCTTTCCGTATCATTGACACGGTATGAATTGTTTAGATTGTTGACATGTTTGAAAGTTTCTACAATTGACTTCTGTGAATAATGTGCGTTGAAGAATCTAAAGCTGCTTGCAGTACTTGTAATGCTTTTCATCGAGTACATAGCACATCGGTATTTATCGAGGCTATGCTTGTATCAAGTAAGAACACAGTCCTCCTCTAGAGTATGACTTCCAACAAGTCATGCCAAGTGGAACACACTCCAACAGTTTCATATTAACAGGAATGTGATACTGTCCTTGGAATGGCATCAGGTGTATTATGCAATGTGCCAACTAATTTATCATTCATGGCATCACTTAAGCATGTTTACGAGTCATGGATGAGTGCCTAACAATTTCGTGATTCATAAGTAAATGCTTTGGGTCATATCACACGCTGTTTGAATTTGTAAATGCATGCACTTGTAAATAGAGCACTGAGCATTGTACAACTATATACTGAGATTTTGGCACAAAACATTATTCCAAGACTCCATTTCATGTTATACATCCATGTATGTACATGTTTCCTGTCTTTGGCATTTAAAGAGTTCATGTAATTCACAAAGCGGTAGCTGATTGACCATTGTGGGGTTGCTGCCCATTGATGCATTGCAAACTTTATGAGCTTTCTGAGTAAAATCAATGCTTTCGTGATTAAAACTAGACCTCTAGGGTCATTTAGGGTTGTTAACAGAAAACCTTAAACTTTAATGAGGTTTTGACAAATATTTCAAAGAGTTATTCTCATGTTTAAAGAATGCATATGGTTCAAACTCTCTTTCTGATGATATGAATACCATATGTGTCAAAACACTGAGAAACCAAGAGAACCCGAGAACTTTGTTTGGAAAACTTATCTGCCATGTGTGCAGCTTCTTTTCATTTAGTAGGCTAAAATGCCATTCTTTACAAGGTAAGAACTATACATGGTAACAGCTAACATATAGCTCCTAACTATTAGCATCTATACATGGTAAGAATAACTATTGAGTATATACGGTAGTAATAGCTATTAGCATCTATACATGGTAAGAATAATATCAAATCTCTATCTACAttaacatcccccctcaaattgatgttgTTAAGTCAACCAGCAACAATTTGCCAACAAGAAATTGATGTCGCTGTCAAGT encodes the following:
- the LOC121246027 gene encoding uncharacterized protein LOC121246027 isoform X8 — encoded protein: MSVPWRAFSGLGALSMPHPLPMPHRSFAAPYSEFRFRCSSMAGYQETSTKRRKMKMEKPKDFVPRKDEQEQNKKQGEEEEEGISISKLQVPRQKYISVSKAELLDAIVSMMFESQKDGDDSHEFLLLSSCLDSIVHAEHKIILEEMRTDYFFAHSTGKEETFNEGSDSSYRQSVTNEEELDNAGDGINGVGSLEGYENEDIELDTPISFIHGLDLRNLLGSLDKNVKKYSDSGSRVAIATRFQRDFMQLLYNAQFEELSARDLMLTSALNTDYLLTLPIYVDWKKASESNAIIFRRGYATERQKGLLIVEKLDYIQSKLLRGIFFVISKPLGKLGSWINEALQVAIQTQEVQEWIKRMKLWLEELSVFQQLLRYSQNASDYLPGVQQLSDRDLPIWLAAQRAVSRYEGILSSVGPRGRLLRKLLSWIGVIPATPEVPYESDGDSNASEPYKRTHTGLFFYQGYHLVISGDQLQGNTVATISGRCFKLPFLFFSHSQFSRSSSPTKSCLSVSLTRSAIFLDVVAISALIIYVTRVALGYKQTWDRYQLLVNKTLYEKTLASGFGSVHFLLDASEQQQYKEAILAYAILLRAEKGQVPCCRSVGDKCERFMYDAFKVKVEMPIDKAIDTLMRLGLVTETSIDGSNRLRAVPCPKAYEGLKERWNSLLR